The Cylindrospermum stagnale PCC 7417 genome segment CTGGTTTCACTAGCTGTTGACTTTCCACTTTTCAGCTTAATACACATCATCATGAGAACCTAAAGTCAACAAAGAAATTGCTAATTCCCCAGAATCAGGATTAGGAACAAACTCAAATAATATACGGTTGTTATAGTCAATGGAACAAGCCCATGTACCCGATAAATCCCCCTTTAATTTATGAGTATGCAAGCTAGGATAAAACGGATCTTCAGCCAGGTTTTGTAATGTTTGCTCAACCAAAGAGCGTAATTGCGGATTCCAACGAGCTAGACGCTTAAAATCTCGTACAAACCCTGTACTCCATAATAGTTGCATCAACTATCCAACTCCGCCACTAAATCAGCAACAGTTCCACTACGCACTTCGCCTTTAGAATAAGCTTCACGAGCTTCTGCA includes the following:
- a CDS encoding type II toxin-antitoxin system YafQ family toxin; the protein is MQLLWSTGFVRDFKRLARWNPQLRSLVEQTLQNLAEDPFYPSLHTHKLKGDLSGTWACSIDYNNRILFEFVPNPDSGELAISLLTLGSHDDVY